From Arcticibacter tournemirensis, one genomic window encodes:
- a CDS encoding sulfatase/phosphatase domain-containing protein has product MESAKPGLDPLSRGFEEYYSALEMRRAKKPVVTDSLTKYTSDFIIRKAKQNKPFIAFLSYYDVHTPIYEYPDLINHYKDKLRTAGEGLESPVVAEHSGVTRTVQNNPQYASMVGAVDKSVGSIQRLLKTLGIEKNTIIVFTSDNGGLATSKKAGPTSNAPYRSGKGWLYEGGIRVPLIVKYPAEIKASAICRVPTMSTDFYPTILQWAGLPSHPELHKDGVSLVPLLKQTGTLSRTDFYWHYPHYHGSTWTPGAAIRSGDWKLIVFYETDTYELYNLKEDPSEKQDLAVRKPEIVKQLKEKLEKWQKNCGARLPVVNNEYDPLRKTGQQSSNDSNEL; this is encoded by the coding sequence TTGGAGAGCGCCAAGCCGGGCCTTGACCCTCTGAGCCGGGGTTTTGAAGAATACTACAGCGCTCTCGAAATGCGCAGGGCGAAAAAACCGGTAGTTACGGATTCATTGACTAAATATACTTCTGATTTTATAATCAGGAAGGCTAAACAGAATAAGCCCTTTATTGCATTCCTCTCGTATTATGATGTCCACACGCCAATTTACGAGTATCCGGATCTCATTAACCATTATAAAGACAAATTGCGGACCGCGGGTGAGGGCCTGGAAAGCCCGGTGGTTGCCGAACATAGTGGAGTAACACGAACGGTTCAGAATAATCCGCAGTATGCATCAATGGTTGGAGCGGTCGACAAAAGCGTTGGGAGTATACAGCGGCTGTTAAAGACGCTCGGCATAGAAAAGAATACTATCATTGTATTTACTTCGGATAATGGAGGACTGGCTACTTCAAAAAAGGCAGGGCCTACATCGAACGCTCCATACCGGTCGGGAAAAGGCTGGCTATATGAGGGAGGAATACGTGTGCCTCTTATAGTCAAATATCCGGCGGAAATTAAGGCTTCTGCGATTTGCAGAGTACCAACGATGAGCACCGACTTTTATCCAACCATATTACAATGGGCGGGCCTGCCTTCCCATCCCGAGTTGCACAAGGACGGAGTAAGTCTTGTTCCATTGTTGAAACAGACGGGCACACTGAGCAGAACGGATTTTTACTGGCACTATCCTCATTATCATGGGTCTACCTGGACTCCTGGTGCGGCTATCAGAAGCGGTGACTGGAAGCTTATCGTGTTTTATGAAACGGACACGTACGAGTTGTATAATTTGAAAGAAGATCCTTCGGAGAAGCAGGATCTCGCTGTTAGAAAGCCGGAGATTGTAAAGCAATTGAAAGAGAAGCTTGAAAAATGGCAAAAGAACTGTGGTGCCCGGTTGCCTGTAGTTAATAATGAGTACGATCCCTTAAGGAAAACGGGACAGCAGAGCAGTAACGACAGCAATGAACTATAG
- a CDS encoding sulfatase-like hydrolase/transferase — protein sequence MKCFVSLRIAVIAVFIFVPRVLKAQKVQPPNIVFLLVDDMGYADVGCYGSSFYETPNIDALASGGMKFMNTYTAGSVCSPTRSSIMTGRYTVRTGVTDWIPGQKVSNTKLIQPGTKLFLGRDEITFAELLKEGGYSTFYAGKWHLGERQAGP from the coding sequence ATGAAGTGTTTCGTCTCGCTTAGAATAGCCGTCATTGCTGTTTTTATATTCGTACCACGCGTTTTAAAAGCACAAAAAGTACAGCCGCCAAATATTGTTTTCTTGCTGGTAGACGATATGGGTTACGCCGATGTAGGATGCTATGGCAGTTCATTTTACGAAACTCCCAATATAGACGCGCTCGCCTCCGGTGGTATGAAGTTTATGAATACATATACTGCAGGTTCGGTATGTTCGCCAACGAGGTCGAGTATAATGACAGGCAGGTATACGGTTAGAACAGGCGTAACCGACTGGATCCCTGGTCAGAAGGTGTCAAATACGAAACTTATCCAACCAGGGACAAAGCTTTTCCTTGGAAGAGATGAAATTACATTCGCGGAATTATTGAAAGAGGGGGGATACAGCACTTTCTACGCAGGCAAGTGGCATCTTGGAGAGCGCCAAGCCGGGCCTTGA